Proteins co-encoded in one uncultured Bacteroides sp. genomic window:
- a CDS encoding alpha/beta hydrolase produces MNRRRVTKVVRYVLLALLTILLGGITWGSFYMLDYSLTSNHNGKDETESYKYMYDNYPYLHQWVDSLNQASALKDTFIIGNENKKLHAYYIAANHPTRKTAVLIHGYTDNAIRMLMIGHLYNHEMNYNILLPDLQAHGRSEGDVIQMGWKDRLDIIKWINVAKAIYGDSINIVVHGISMGAATTMMVSGETLPANVKCFVEDCGYTSVWDEFSQELKKRFDLPAFPLLNSTSLLCKIKYGWTFKEASPLDQVKKCHLPMFFIHGNADTYVPTWMVYPLYEAKSAPKNLWIVPGAEHAKSYKQNPKMYLAKVKAFTDSYIN; encoded by the coding sequence ATGAATAGAAGAAGAGTTACTAAAGTTGTAAGATATGTGCTTCTGGCCCTGTTGACTATTCTCCTTGGAGGTATTACGTGGGGAAGCTTTTATATGCTTGATTATTCACTGACTTCTAATCATAACGGAAAAGACGAAACCGAGTCATACAAGTATATGTATGACAATTATCCTTATCTGCATCAATGGGTGGACAGTCTCAACCAGGCTTCCGCCTTGAAAGATACTTTTATTATCGGCAACGAGAATAAAAAGCTTCACGCTTATTATATTGCCGCCAACCACCCTACAAGGAAAACAGCTGTGCTTATTCACGGATATACAGACAATGCCATCCGTATGCTGATGATTGGTCATCTGTATAATCACGAAATGAATTATAACATTCTTCTTCCTGATTTGCAGGCACATGGACGAAGCGAAGGTGATGTAATTCAGATGGGATGGAAAGATCGTCTGGATATAATCAAATGGATTAACGTGGCAAAAGCTATTTACGGAGACAGTATCAACATTGTGGTGCACGGCATCTCAATGGGAGCCGCTACTACCATGATGGTCAGCGGAGAAACGCTCCCTGCTAACGTGAAATGCTTTGTGGAAGATTGCGGTTACACAAGCGTATGGGATGAGTTTTCCCAGGAACTAAAGAAGCGCTTTGACCTACCTGCATTCCCATTGTTAAATTCCACTAGTCTGTTGTGCAAAATAAAATACGGCTGGACATTCAAAGAAGCTTCACCACTGGATCAGGTTAAAAAGTGTCATCTTCCAATGTTCTTTATTCACGGAAATGCCGACACGTATGTTCCCACATGGATGGTTTATCCGCTCTATGAAGCAAAGTCTGCTCCAAAGAATTTGTGGATTGTTCCGGGAGCCGAACATGCCAAATCATATAAACAGAATCCAAAGATGTATCTTGCAAAAGTAAAAGCGTTCACTGACTCTTATATCAACTAG
- a CDS encoding TPM domain-containing protein gives MKRSKNIILFLLLFLSFQVNAQEKEYTLENVPNVRLQNKMHYVSNPGGILSQEACDSIDSMLWKLEQKTSIEVAVVALPSIGNNDCFQFTHDLLNKWGVGKKGKDNGLMILLVEDQRKIRFETGYGLEGDLPDAICKRIQTRKMNPFFRNDNWDGGMVSGIQSVCARLDGSMTNDEADKDEEGGNIMLLFFAAAGFVMLVGFIGGMASWRATRCPNCKQHKLMRTDSKLLSLRQGVKREEVVYTCQNCGHKVVREIESSDDNYRGGGRGGLGGGIFMGGLGGGLGSGGGGFSGGSFGGGMSGGGGAGSDF, from the coding sequence ATGAAACGATCAAAAAATATAATATTATTCCTTTTGCTATTCCTTAGCTTTCAGGTGAATGCTCAGGAAAAAGAATACACACTGGAAAACGTCCCCAATGTACGTCTGCAAAACAAGATGCACTACGTGAGCAATCCCGGAGGAATTTTGTCGCAGGAAGCTTGTGATTCAATTGACAGTATGCTATGGAAACTAGAGCAGAAAACTTCCATAGAAGTGGCGGTAGTTGCTCTTCCTTCAATCGGTAACAATGATTGTTTTCAGTTTACTCACGATCTGCTTAACAAATGGGGAGTGGGAAAGAAAGGAAAGGACAATGGACTAATGATTCTTTTGGTGGAAGATCAGCGCAAAATTCGATTTGAGACCGGATACGGACTGGAAGGTGATTTGCCGGATGCTATCTGTAAAAGAATACAAACCCGTAAAATGAATCCTTTCTTCCGTAATGACAACTGGGACGGTGGAATGGTTTCCGGAATTCAATCTGTATGCGCCCGTCTTGACGGTTCCATGACAAATGATGAGGCGGATAAAGATGAAGAAGGCGGAAACATTATGCTTTTGTTCTTTGCCGCGGCTGGGTTTGTTATGCTGGTTGGCTTTATTGGAGGTATGGCTTCCTGGAGAGCAACCCGTTGCCCTAACTGCAAACAGCATAAACTGATGCGGACAGATTCTAAACTTCTTTCATTACGTCAGGGAGTAAAAAGAGAAGAAGTGGTGTACACCTGTCAGAATTGCGGGCACAAAGTGGTTCGTGAAATAGAATCGTCCGATGATAATTACCGGGGTGGCGGAAGAGGTGGCTTGGGCGGAGGAATATTTATGGGTGGTCTGGGCGGAGGTCTCGGCTCCGGAGGCGGAGGATTTAGTGGTGGAAGCTTCGGCGGCGGTATGTCCGGCGGTGGAGGTGCTGGTTCAGATTTCTAA
- a CDS encoding LemA family protein, with protein sequence MKKSVIITLAVIVLLILLGAGSYNSMVDKQEGVTKAWSNVENQYQRRTDLIPNLVNTVKGYATHEKSTLEGVVAARSKATQITIDPDKLTPEKLQAYQKAQGDVTTALGKLLAITENYPALKANENFLELQSQLEGTENRIAVERGRFNELAKEYNAYIRKFPRNMFAGMFGFEKKPYFEAEAGAEKAPKVEF encoded by the coding sequence ATGAAAAAATCAGTAATTATTACTCTCGCAGTCATTGTACTGCTTATTTTACTTGGTGCAGGTTCTTATAATTCAATGGTAGACAAACAGGAAGGTGTAACAAAAGCCTGGTCAAATGTAGAGAACCAATATCAGAGACGTACAGATCTTATTCCAAACTTGGTTAATACTGTGAAAGGCTATGCCACTCATGAAAAGAGTACACTGGAAGGTGTAGTTGCCGCTCGCTCTAAAGCAACACAAATTACTATCGATCCTGACAAACTGACTCCAGAAAAATTGCAGGCTTATCAAAAAGCACAAGGCGATGTAACTACAGCTCTTGGCAAACTGTTGGCTATCACCGAGAATTATCCAGCTCTGAAGGCTAATGAGAACTTCCTTGAGCTACAGTCTCAGTTGGAAGGCACCGAAAACCGTATAGCTGTAGAACGTGGACGTTTCAATGAATTAGCAAAAGAATACAACGCTTACATTCGAAAATTCCCTAGAAACATGTTTGCAGGAATGTTTGGTTTTGAAAAGAAACCATATTTTGAAGCTGAAGCTGGTGCAGAAAAGGCTCCAAAGGTGGAGTTCTGA
- a CDS encoding AIR synthase-related protein — protein sequence MSNQRYMQRGVSASKEDVHNAIKNIDKGIFPQAFCKIIPDILGGDPEYCNIMHADGAGTKSSLAYLYWKETGDISVWKGIAQDALIMNIDDLLCVGAVDNILVSSTIGRNKLLIPGEVISAIINGTDELLAELREMGVGVYATGGETADVGDLVRTIIVDSTVTCRMKRSDVIDNANIRPGDVIVGLASYGQATYEKEYNGGMGSNGLTSARHDVFAKYLAEKYPESYDAAVPADLVYSGGLRLTDPIEGISIDAGKMVLSPTRTYAPFVKKLLDALRPEIHGMVHCSGGAQTKVLHFVDKVRVVKDNLFPVPPLFKTIQEQSGTDWSEMYKVFNMGHRLEVYLSPEHAEEVIAISKSFGIDAQIVGRIEESDKKELIIKSEFGEFRY from the coding sequence ATGAGTAATCAACGATACATGCAGCGTGGTGTTTCAGCATCAAAAGAAGATGTGCATAACGCTATAAAGAACATCGACAAGGGTATCTTTCCCCAGGCTTTCTGTAAAATCATTCCTGATATTTTAGGTGGCGATCCTGAATATTGCAACATTATGCATGCTGATGGCGCCGGAACAAAATCCAGTCTGGCTTATCTTTATTGGAAAGAAACTGGTGATATTTCTGTGTGGAAAGGAATTGCGCAGGACGCGTTGATTATGAACATTGATGATTTACTGTGCGTGGGTGCAGTAGACAATATTTTGGTTTCTTCCACAATAGGTCGCAATAAGTTACTGATTCCCGGAGAAGTAATCTCGGCTATCATTAACGGAACAGACGAATTACTGGCAGAACTTCGCGAGATGGGTGTTGGTGTTTATGCCACCGGTGGTGAAACTGCTGATGTGGGCGATTTGGTTCGCACCATTATTGTGGACAGTACTGTGACTTGCCGCATGAAACGCAGCGATGTTATCGATAATGCCAATATCCGTCCGGGAGATGTAATTGTAGGATTGGCTTCTTACGGACAGGCTACATACGAAAAAGAATACAATGGTGGTATGGGTAGTAACGGACTTACTTCTGCCCGTCACGATGTATTTGCTAAATATCTTGCAGAAAAATATCCGGAAAGCTACGATGCTGCAGTTCCTGCAGATCTTGTTTATTCAGGTGGACTAAGATTGACAGATCCAATAGAAGGTATCAGCATTGATGCCGGAAAGATGGTGCTCTCTCCTACCCGTACTTATGCTCCGTTCGTAAAAAAGTTGCTTGATGCTCTTCGTCCGGAAATACACGGAATGGTACATTGTTCCGGTGGCGCGCAAACAAAAGTGCTTCACTTTGTAGATAAGGTAAGAGTTGTTAAGGACAATCTATTCCCTGTACCTCCGCTGTTCAAGACTATTCAGGAACAATCGGGCACAGACTGGAGCGAGATGTATAAGGTATTCAATATGGGACATCGCCTGGAAGTATATCTTTCACCAGAACATGCTGAAGAGGTTATTGCTATCTCTAAATCATTTGGTATTGATGCACAAATCGTTGGTCGCATTGAAGAATCAGATAAGAAAGAATTGATCATCAAGAGTGAATTCGGAGAGTTCAGATATTAA
- the prfA gene encoding peptide chain release factor 1: MADYNNTILDKLEGLVSRFEEISTLITDPDVITDMKRYVKLTKEYKELENIMNARKEYIQMLDGVEEAKVILDTEQDQEMREMAREELNVCQFRIPELEEEIKLLLVPADPQDGKNAIVEIRGGTGGDEAAIFAGDLFRMYLKYCENKGWKVEITSTSEGTSGGFKEVVFTVSGENVYGTLKYESGVHRVQRVPATETQGRVHTSASSVAVLPEAEEFDVEINEGEIKWDTFRSGGAGGQNVNKVESGVRLRYIWKNPNTGVPEEIRIECTETRDQPKNKERALTRLRSFIYDKEHQKYLDDIASKRKTMVSTGDRSAKIRTYNYPQGRITDHRINYTIYNLSAFMDGDIQDCIDRLIVAENAERMKESEL; the protein is encoded by the coding sequence ATGGCAGATTATAACAATACGATTTTAGATAAACTTGAAGGTTTGGTAAGCCGCTTTGAAGAAATATCTACCCTCATTACCGACCCTGATGTAATTACAGATATGAAGCGTTACGTGAAACTGACCAAGGAATACAAAGAATTGGAAAATATCATGAACGCCCGCAAAGAGTATATACAAATGCTCGATGGAGTTGAGGAAGCCAAAGTAATTCTGGATACTGAACAAGATCAGGAAATGCGTGAAATGGCAAGGGAAGAACTGAATGTCTGCCAATTCCGCATTCCGGAACTGGAAGAGGAAATAAAACTGCTCCTTGTTCCTGCCGATCCTCAGGATGGTAAGAATGCCATTGTTGAAATTCGTGGTGGAACTGGTGGAGATGAAGCTGCTATCTTTGCCGGAGACTTATTTCGCATGTATCTGAAATACTGCGAAAACAAAGGATGGAAAGTAGAAATAACAAGTACCAGTGAAGGAACATCCGGAGGATTCAAGGAAGTTGTCTTTACCGTAAGCGGTGAAAACGTATACGGAACTTTGAAATATGAATCGGGCGTACACCGTGTGCAGAGAGTTCCCGCCACTGAAACTCAGGGGCGTGTTCATACATCGGCTTCTTCCGTAGCTGTACTTCCGGAAGCTGAAGAATTTGATGTGGAAATCAATGAAGGCGAAATTAAATGGGATACATTCCGTTCAGGTGGTGCTGGTGGTCAGAACGTAAACAAGGTGGAATCTGGTGTCCGCTTGCGTTATATCTGGAAGAATCCTAACACTGGTGTTCCAGAAGAAATTCGTATAGAATGTACTGAAACCCGCGACCAGCCAAAGAATAAAGAAAGGGCTCTTACACGACTTCGTTCTTTCATCTATGACAAAGAACATCAGAAATATTTGGATGATATTGCTTCCAAGCGTAAAACGATGGTTTCTACAGGTGACCGTTCGGCTAAAATCCGTACCTACAACTATCCGCAGGGACGTATTACTGATCACCGCATAAACTATACTATCTATAACCTTTCTGCCTTTATGGACGGAGACATTCAGGATTGCATCGACCGTCTGATTGTAGCGGAAAATGCAGAACGAATGAAAGAAAGTGAATTATAA
- the pyrF gene encoding orotidine-5'-phosphate decarboxylase produces MNKQQLFENIKRKKSFLCVGLDTDIKKIPAHLLKEEDPIFAFNKAIIDATADLCIAYKPNLAFYESMGVKGWIAFEKTVAYIKKNYPDQFIIADAKRGDIGNTSEMYARSFFDELNIDSVTVAPYMGEDSVKPFLIYPEKWVILLALTSNKGSHDFQLTEDANGERLFEKVLKTSQQWASDEQMMYVVGATQGKMFVDIRKHVPHHFLLVPGVGAQGGSLEEVCKYGMNEMCGLIVNSSRGIIYADKTENFAEAAKAAAKAVQAEMEEQLKAIL; encoded by the coding sequence ATGAATAAACAACAATTATTTGAAAATATAAAACGCAAAAAATCTTTTCTTTGCGTAGGTCTGGATACTGACATTAAGAAAATACCGGCTCACTTATTAAAAGAAGAAGATCCTATCTTCGCTTTTAACAAAGCAATCATTGATGCTACTGCCGATTTATGTATAGCATACAAACCAAATCTTGCTTTTTATGAAAGTATGGGAGTAAAAGGTTGGATAGCTTTTGAGAAAACAGTTGCTTACATCAAAAAGAATTATCCGGATCAGTTTATTATCGCTGATGCAAAACGTGGTGACATTGGAAACACAAGTGAGATGTATGCCCGTTCTTTCTTCGATGAACTGAATATTGACTCTGTAACTGTTGCCCCTTATATGGGTGAGGACAGTGTGAAACCATTCCTTATTTATCCAGAGAAATGGGTTATTCTGCTGGCTCTGACCTCCAATAAAGGATCACACGATTTTCAGCTGACTGAAGATGCCAACGGAGAACGTTTATTTGAAAAAGTACTGAAGACTTCTCAACAATGGGCTTCAGACGAACAAATGATGTATGTAGTTGGTGCTACTCAGGGAAAAATGTTCGTAGATATCCGTAAACATGTACCTCATCACTTCTTACTGGTTCCCGGAGTTGGTGCTCAGGGCGGTTCTCTGGAAGAAGTTTGCAAGTATGGTATGAATGAAATGTGTGGCTTGATTGTTAATTCATCCCGTGGCATTATTTACGCAGACAAAACTGAAAACTTTGCTGAAGCAGCAAAAGCTGCAGCAAAAGCTGTTCAGGCTGAGATGGAAGAGCAATTAAAAGCGATCCTTTAA
- a CDS encoding HD domain-containing protein — translation MTNERKIVNDPVFGFINIPGGLLYDIIRHPLLQRLTRIKQMGLSSVVYPGAQHTRFQHSLGAFYLMSEAITQLRTKGNEITDKESDGVLAAILLHDIGHGPFSHVLEDTLVKDVTHEEISLLLMERMNKEMSGQLDLAMCIFKDEYPKRFLHQLVSGQLDMDRLDYLRRDSFYTGVIEGNIGSARIIKMLDVKDDHLVIESKGIYSIENFLTARRLMYWQVYLHKTSVAYEQMLISSLTRAKELAGKGIELFASPALRFFLYNNIDPNEFYSNPDCLENFIQLDDNDIWTALKVWSTHSDIVLSTLSCGLINRNIFKVETSSDPISEESIEYLLDKISCSLNISKKEAVYFVSTPSIEKNMYDPADDSIEIIYKDGSIKNIAEASDMLNISLLSKKVKKYYLCYQRLV, via the coding sequence ATGACAAACGAACGAAAGATAGTCAACGACCCGGTTTTCGGATTTATCAATATTCCGGGAGGACTACTATATGACATAATCCGCCACCCATTATTGCAACGGTTAACCCGAATTAAGCAAATGGGACTATCTTCGGTTGTTTATCCAGGTGCACAGCACACCCGTTTCCAACATTCATTAGGTGCTTTTTATCTGATGAGTGAAGCTATCACCCAACTCAGAACCAAAGGGAATGAGATTACCGATAAAGAATCCGATGGAGTGCTGGCAGCCATTTTATTACATGATATCGGGCACGGTCCTTTTTCGCACGTATTGGAAGATACCCTTGTAAAAGATGTTACTCATGAAGAAATATCGCTCCTGCTTATGGAGCGAATGAATAAAGAGATGAGCGGACAGCTGGACCTTGCCATGTGTATCTTTAAGGATGAATATCCTAAAAGATTTCTTCATCAGTTAGTGAGCGGACAACTGGATATGGACCGTCTTGACTACCTTCGCCGGGATAGTTTCTACACCGGAGTCATTGAAGGAAACATCGGTTCTGCACGCATTATAAAAATGCTCGATGTGAAGGATGACCATCTGGTTATTGAATCAAAAGGAATTTATTCAATCGAGAACTTCCTTACTGCCAGAAGATTAATGTACTGGCAGGTTTATTTGCACAAAACGTCCGTTGCATATGAACAGATGCTGATTAGTTCACTTACACGGGCAAAAGAATTGGCTGGTAAGGGTATAGAATTGTTTGCCTCTCCTGCTCTCCGTTTTTTCCTATATAACAATATAGACCCAAACGAGTTTTATAGCAATCCGGATTGCCTGGAGAACTTTATCCAATTGGATGATAATGATATCTGGACAGCTCTGAAAGTGTGGAGCACTCATTCGGACATTGTTCTTTCCACACTAAGCTGTGGTTTGATTAACCGGAATATTTTTAAAGTGGAGACCTCATCCGATCCGATAAGTGAGGAAAGCATAGAATACTTACTGGATAAAATTAGTTGCTCACTCAATATAAGCAAGAAAGAAGCTGTATATTTTGTTTCAACTCCAAGCATAGAAAAAAACATGTATGACCCGGCAGATGATAGCATCGAAATCATCTACAAAGACGGTTCTATAAAGAATATAGCAGAAGCTTCAGATATGCTAAACATATCTCTCCTCTCAAAGAAAGTAAAGAAATACTACCTCTGTTATCAAAGATTAGTTTAA
- the lpxD gene encoding UDP-3-O-(3-hydroxymyristoyl)glucosamine N-acyltransferase, with the protein MEFSAKQIAEFIQGEIIGDENASVHTFAKIEEGVPGAISFLSNPKYTHYIYDTQASIVLVNKDFTPEQEVKATIIKVDNAYESLAKLLTLYEMSKPKKTGIDSLAFVAPTAKIGKDVYIAPFACVEDNAEVGDNTILHPHVTVGTGAKVGNNCILYSHVTIYHECRVGNNCILHAGSVIGADGFGFAPTPDGYSKIPQIGIVILEDDVEIGANTCVDRATMGATVIHKGVKLDNLIQIAHNDKIGSHTVIAAQAGIAGSTQVGEWCMIGGQVGLAGHIKIGDQVGMAAQSGIAGNIPSHTNVMGAPAFDAKKYFKSSVVFKKLPEMYTTLNNLEKEIEELKKQLLNK; encoded by the coding sequence ATGGAATTTTCGGCTAAACAAATTGCAGAATTTATTCAAGGAGAAATAATAGGAGATGAAAATGCCAGCGTTCATACCTTCGCAAAAATAGAAGAAGGAGTTCCGGGCGCAATATCGTTCCTCTCTAATCCCAAATACACACATTACATATATGATACTCAAGCAAGCATTGTATTAGTTAATAAAGACTTCACTCCTGAACAAGAGGTTAAAGCTACGATTATCAAAGTTGATAATGCATACGAAAGTCTGGCTAAGCTGCTTACTTTGTATGAAATGAGCAAACCTAAGAAAACAGGAATTGATTCCTTAGCGTTCGTTGCTCCTACCGCCAAAATTGGTAAAGATGTATATATCGCTCCTTTTGCATGTGTAGAAGACAATGCAGAAGTGGGTGACAATACAATTCTGCATCCTCACGTAACAGTTGGAACAGGAGCTAAAGTGGGAAACAACTGCATCCTATATTCACATGTAACCATTTATCACGAGTGCAGAGTAGGAAACAATTGCATATTACATGCCGGAAGTGTTATCGGTGCTGACGGATTTGGATTTGCCCCTACCCCAGACGGATATTCAAAGATTCCTCAGATTGGAATCGTTATTCTGGAAGACGATGTTGAAATCGGTGCGAACACTTGCGTAGACAGAGCAACAATGGGTGCTACTGTAATTCACAAAGGTGTAAAATTAGACAATCTGATACAAATTGCACATAACGATAAAATAGGTTCTCATACAGTGATAGCCGCTCAGGCAGGTATTGCAGGTTCAACCCAGGTGGGAGAATGGTGTATGATTGGCGGGCAGGTTGGTCTGGCCGGACATATCAAAATCGGAGATCAGGTAGGTATGGCCGCACAATCAGGCATTGCAGGCAATATTCCATCACATACAAATGTAATGGGAGCTCCGGCTTTTGATGCAAAGAAATACTTCAAATCATCTGTTGTATTCAAGAAATTACCAGAAATGTATACTACGCTCAATAATCTGGAAAAAGAAATAGAAGAACTCAAAAAACAATTATTAAATAAGTAA